The Etheostoma spectabile isolate EspeVRDwgs_2016 chromosome 9, UIUC_Espe_1.0, whole genome shotgun sequence DNA segment AAAATACAATTTCCATGTTCAACAATGAACAGCTGTTTAAAACATGTCTGTACGATTTATTACAAGAAATTAAATAATATGGCAACAGCTCATTAACTGTATTATACAGCAGTTACAGATGCTTATAAGCATTGCTATAGTCGTAGTCTACGTTATGTCATGTAATAAACATCTACATATCTTTGGACTAGGATATACAAGGGTATACAATATATTGTGTTtatttagtgtgtgtatatactacTTCTTCATGATAAATGGGGGTTTATTGGGTTGCCCAAACTTTCTTGGTGCATTAAACAATAGTTGAACTTTGATGAGAAAGCTACTGTGTAAAATTATCCAATGTGAAATCTCGTGAGGTGAAAAGTATGCTACTTTAACATTGTGTTACATGTTTTCAAATACATTTGGCAATATATATACTGCCTTTAGACTTACTGAAAATACTAGGATTTTAAACATAACATTAATAATGTCATTAATATAATGTGGCAAATTTCCCCTATGAGCGTCATTCAATAGAGCAAACTGTTGCCATAGTTGCACCAGCATCTCCCCACAAAGTGGACTGCAAGTCAAATGTAAGCAAATTTAATGGACCAATCACTACCAAACCTAACGCATTACACCTCTGCATATAGGCATGTATATATGAAAGTGCGTGGAATGCATACTGTAGGTTCTCTGTCATCACAAGCAGATAAATGAAAAGGCACTCATGCAGTAAGTTTAATTTGGACATGTGACTTATTTAGATGAATAATAGATTTTGGAGCTGTGGAAATGACGCATAACGAGCACAACCCGCTAAATGAGTTGACTGggttaatcagaatcagaataagCTTTAATGGCCGAGTGAGTGTGATCACATACAGGGAATTTGACTTGTGCTTGTCtcaaagtacatacacagaagTAGACATACGGCTGAAAGCAAGCACAACAAAGCTAAAGAAGGTAAATATCCACATTTTGATACTACTTATGTatattcaaagaaaaaaaattgaaatttgttCTATGATAAACCTAAAATATTGCCAAAAATATTGCCAAACATCTAAAAGATACCAAACGTAACTTTTCAAATGTTGTCACTAATAACAGTGCAAAGATGCTTTCACTGAAATGTATTTCAGGAACCTCTGTGTAAATTGCTAAAGGCTCACAAGATTTTGGAAGTGAGTTTCTAACAGTATACTCCTCTAAACCATACATTCTCTCTCGGCTTACCAGCGTGACCTCTCGGgaatgacacaaacacaaaccagaAGATTAAGTGTGATGTTTGCAGAAGCCAGATACTTCAGAACACATGAGACCTCCATGTGCCCAGGTGTTAAAATGCTGTTGAAGTTTGAGAAGATATTTTGCCAAAGGTtcgttttcactttttttctctgaCTAGAAGTCTTTAGTGCAGCAGAGTGATTTGCACAAACACGGTTCTGTAGGATTTCAAAGGATGTAATTTTGTGAATAATCCAGCCGAGTGTACGGTTTATAAAAACAGCCAGTCACTCCTTGTCGCTCCATATCCTGCCACATGGCCgaataaaacactaaaaaatgtattcctcCTACTTAAACATTGACTACCAAAGAGAAGATGTCTGGGTGGTAAAGGTTTGATTAGTCACTGTGACCTTCTGACTTGGTATGTACTGTTGGAAAGCTTGTCCTTTTGCAGCTTTTAATCAATGTAATTCCCTGGCCATCTGTCTAGGACTACAGCGCTAGGATGGGATGGTCTGCCAGACATTAGACCACACCCTGCACATGCCACTGCACATGCCACTGCTCTGACCATTTTCATAACAGTATCAACTTTAAGTGATGTTTCAAATTCATTTCACCGAATTTGGCTCAGCTGTTtctaatttgaaataaaaaacaaaacaaaacaactttattGCCTGAGATTTATCAGTATCCTTACAtttgaattaaacaaaaattccattaaaatgtgttttttgttgttgttttatattaaaatattatacGTTTGCTTATATATAACCATAAGTGTTATTCCACAAATGGTCATTTTTGAGTCTCAGTTTGAGTAGTCAACACGTTTTTAATGACTCAAATAgcgtgtgtgtacagtgtgtataCGTGACTGGGAAAATATACGTTTGTAATAAATTACaaactttgttttgttcatgttgTTGTTTATGTATAATTTAAACGCAGGATATATTTAGACTTTTTAGTCACTGTTGCTGTTTCCTGCTAAAGTGACCTTTCACCCTTGGAAATGTAAAAGGAATTGTATCCATtcttatgttaaaatgtaatgaaaaacaatttttttgaatgtatttctaatTGGATGCTAATTACTAGGAAAAAAACCCAATAACAAACAATTTTTCTACTTGCATATTTTTGTCATAACCACTCACCAAATCCCTTTATAACCTCTCATCCATCCCTATTGGGTCCTGCTTCTCATGACGTTGGTCCTAtgcaattaaaacaaatgagacGTCCATGTCTTTGATGACCAAAGCAGGGGAATCCAATGATTTCATTTACACAAGCAGCCATCCATTTATTGTCATCTTTagcatgtcatttttttttaattttgtttttatttttaaactcgGGAGCCAAACTGCTCCCTTTCTGGTCCAGCATGTCCCCCCGCAGTGACTGACAGTCTGAATGCGGGGTGTCTCTGTGTAAACGCTGCAACTGTGCAACCTAAAGGTCGCCAGCGGTGAAGTGACAGCTTACACGCAAAGCCGCCAGAGAATCAATATGGTGCCAGCCACTATTACACTGTCCCATCATCGACCATCAGCTGAGGCCAATAAGACGATACCCTAACTGGTCGCATTCAATTTGCTCCTGCGGCGCCTTAGAGCCAATAAAGCGATTGATTGTTCCTGTTCGCAGTTGATGAACAGcccgtgtgcacacacacaaacacacacaaacacacacattgactgACACGGCATCGCTTTGATCTAATCTGAGCGATTTGTAGGGAATAAGTTTTAGAAAAAGGCCGGATGATATAGACTGCGTGTGGACAGGATATTCTAATTGGTTTCCACTGTGGGGATGAAGTCTTTTCACATGCGTGCCATGCTGTTGTTGGAATCTTCTTTCCACGACTGTCACTTTGTGTTTCATCAATAGCTGACGGGTTGATAATCATGTTAAAGTTTATTACTttgtattaattaatttaatagcaAGTCTTTCTAAGTGTAACGTGAAGTTCGAGGCTCATTAAAGGGCAAGTGAGGCCGCAGCTTGCTCATGAACCTGAGCCCAGCAGACTCGCTCTGTCGCCGCCTGGTGTCCAAACTGTGGCTGCGTCTCGGCCGGGACACTGGGGGACAGTCAGAGGACTCATCTGAACACAATTAGATACATCACAGTGCACTTTTCTGCTGCTCTACTCACTGCTACATTTAGGAACAATTAGCCTAACTCGGAGACtctaatttgtatttttgtatttttgctgAGGCCTGATAGAAAACAGAATAGGCGATTCGTTTGTTTAATGAAATGCTGAAATTGAAATGAACACCATTTCTAATTTAATTAAGCAGAGAGCTGTGAGAAAACAACATTCAAACATTGGATGTTACCTTAGGTGAATACTCAAAATATTAAAGCTGTTAATACAGCGTTACAGCTTGTTGGTAATTCAAAGCATTAATTATTAATTCAAGTTCAACATTTTCATGTTCCGGTGCAACCTTGTAAAGGTGGAGATAAATTTAAAAAGCGAGGAAATAGACGTTAAAAaccttaaatacatttttttatatgtatgtataatagaGGGTGAGTAGCTTTTTTCTAATATAGGCTACTTCTAACACATGTTCTGACCATGTCTGCATGCAAAGACCAATAGAACAAAATATAGAATAATTACATCGCTTCTTAATTAATAAAGTTCGTGggtaattgtaatttaaaataataataataataataataataataataataatttattattattattattattatttaaatcgGAAACAAACCTAGAAATCCGGATTTCTGAACAGCGTGTGAATAACATCACATCTTCATCCGCCTCACATCAGTAATAATCATTATCGTTCTTATCAACCtgctggagaagaagaagaagaagaagaagaagaagaagaagaagaagggggaaaaacaacaacactaatAAAATAAACCCGCTGGATGATTCATCCTCAAATTCCGGAAGAGTGCGGATGCTACATGGGGAGAGAAACGTCCATCTGAAAGAAAATGTCTTGTCCGccgaaggaaaaaaaaaaaaagtggagcaCGAGCATACATTCACCTCTCTGTGAGAAGTGACATTTCCCACGAACAGAAATCATCCCGATACAGAAGTGCAGCCTGTGTGCACACCGCGCATTTCCCTCCACAGCCTTCAAATCGACGTCGGAGGGGGAGAAAGTAGCCTACTGGATTCCTACTGCCTTTGAACGCTCATTAGCACCTCATAATTACTTTACTAATTAGGGTGACATGGTTATTAACTAGATGCGCTGTCATGACAGTCACCACCACTGCTCTTCATCCCtaaatatatataagtatataagaTATACCCCATCCGTGACACTGCCATGGCCTGATGTTTGCATCTCAAAGAGTCCGATATTACAAATAGATTTATAATTCAAAACTAGCTCagaaaacggacaaagttaaaaagaaaatatggcaACGTTTAAATCCTTTTAAACtgtcaatcacagctgatttGTCTCTTCCGAGTTTAACAATAAATTCCGGAAGGAGACAATAAACTTAAATGCgatgtaaaaaagaagaaaaagaaaatataaattaataattcACCCTACCATATATGCTGGAACTGCTGCTTTTATGTCGTTTAGTCAGACTTTATCAAATTCTTTAGAGCTCATCatttaatttcttcttctttttttaaatttatttttcacgTCTTTCTGTCGCAGCTATATTTTCCGAAGGTGTACAGCATGGCCTTAACGCACACGCAtgcttttttatcctttttttaaagagctATTCTGGAATTAAACTCAACTCAATGGTTAGCTTGAACTGTCTAGATAAAGAAACAACTCCCTGATTGGTGAGGTGCCGCAGCCGGTCACAATGTAAGCCAATGGCAGCAGAGGAAAGGTGGGGGGGAGAGAAAAGACGTGGAGTGTTTATTATAAAGGAGAAAATATTAATTCCCCCTTGCCGTGGGCCGTGACGTCAGTATAGGAAGTCATTGCAGAGCAACACTGGAGCGATTAGCAGCAAAAAGGGGGAGCCTGATGTCGAGGAGTCAGCCCTATGTATATCTCTCTTTACGCCTCAACTTTTAACACAAAGTTCAATATCCAAACCCAAAAAGCAACGCGGAGGACGCAGACCCACACTTTGCTTCTTCGGCATTTTCACCACTGAATGTAGCGTCTTGGAGCCGCTTGTAAACGTGGATTTTGTTTCTCTCTTGGGTTTATTTGccaactgttttcattttttttcctgtttttgctgtAACTCAGAGTTCATTTTGCTGACTTTCTTCTGGTTTGCATCGGAGGAGAAGCCTCTCACTGTTGTTATGAAGACTTCAGCACTCCTTTGTTAATATGGAAGGATCCAGCGGGTCGAGTTTTGGGATAGACACTATTTTATCCAGCGCTTCTAATTCTGGTAACCCCGTGCTAATGAACGGAGACTTTCGGCTCGGCGACAGCAGGACAGCGGATTTCAGGAGCCAGGCAACCCCGTCACCATGCTCGGAGATAGACACTGTGGGAACTGCCCCCTCATCCCCCATCTCGGTCACCATGGAGCACGCCGCCGATCCGCATCTGGTCCAGGACAGCCTTCAgcatcaccaccaccatcaccacaaCCAACCGCAGAGCTTGCCGCTGTCGCCGCAGCAGCAGCCGCTCGCCGGGGCTGGTTGCGCCCCGAGGACTGCCACCTCCTCCTTTTTAATCAAAGACATTTTAGGCGACAGTAAACCGCTGGCAGCCTGCGCACCTTACAGCACCAGTGTATCCTCACCACATCACACGCCAAAACCAGAAAGTGCCACGGCTCCGGACGGCTTCAGGCCCAAGTTGGAACAAGACGAAAACAGAGGCAAGTTGGACAGAAGAGACGACATTCAAAGTGAAATGAAATGCAATGGTAAGATAGTTTATCTCAGAAATACGCCATTTAGCCTAGTTTTCTGTCGTTTCGTTTATTATAATGGCAGTCTGTTAAATCGAGGTGCATCTTTATGGGCTACAAAAAACATTGTAGCCAACAAAAATACATAGACCAGGGATTGACCAAAAATAGTATTTGGCctattaaaaatgataaaaatatttacaacgattctacataaaaaaaaatctgttttactgtGTGATTCTTTTGTCTGAGTTTCAGCTTCCTTTATTAGTCTAATAGATGTGGAAACAGATGTAAGCCTGGTGATTCTCCCCGTGCGCGGGCCCTCCCTAGTGGGTCAATTAGAGAGATTATTGTTCTTCCTAGAGGGGGGATCATGGTGCACTGCAAACCAGCTACAAATAGAGATGGATTGACGTATTGATTTCTCGTTTTCTAAAGAGAaaataaccaaacaaaaaaaactccaggTGACAAATACGCACACGTTATAGTATTGCTTTTGCCTTTTGTGTGACACGTGTGTGAGTGCAACGCTTGGAGCAAGTATTAAGTAGTAAGTTGGTGGAAGTTTGGACTGGAGGCGTGGAAGCTTAGCACACACCTGCGTGTGGTTATTTTCGGTTGCTTTAATGGGCACAATGTCGACAGGAAGAATGAATGCAGTTTTTGGACAGGAGACATGTCCAGTTATAGGCCctaattgtttctgtttttagcaCTAGTCTAATTCCTCCGCCGTGCTCTGTGTTTAGGGACTAAAGAAGAAGGCGACCGGGAAATCTCCAGTAGCAGAGACAGTCCACCGATGCGCACGAAAAAGCCTCGCAAAGCACGCACAGCCTTTACCGACCACCAGCTCAACCAGCTGGAGAGGAGCTTTGAGCGACAGAAATACCTCAGCGTGCAGGACCGCATGGACCTGGCCGCGGCTCTcaacctgacagacacacaagtCAAGACCTGGTACCAAAACAGACGGTAGGTAACCCCAGACACAACAAACTCAGACACTGCTCCAGCAGCCTCATTTAGCTCCCCGTGAAAACACTCCTCAATAGAAGAATGATCGAAGTCTGCAGTGGGCTTTTCAAACCAACCAGAGCCACACTGAGATAGGCTATTTAATCATTAAGAATAACAAAATGCTAACATATTATTACACATTCTTAAAGAATCACTACCGAAAATTAAACTTTGAGGACCCACAGCTTTTCTCTCTACAGATCACATGATGATGATCTTATTTGTATTGAGTGGGCCTATTGAGTATTATGAGTtgctaaatattttttttttcatatattcACGTTCACACAAGTCTGACAAGCCTTGATTATGACAACACTTCTACTTGGCCTTTCTGATCCATGTGAACTCCGTGGAGAAGTACACTGTGGCAGCACAGGCAGGCAAAACTTCGCGGGCACGGAAGGCCCGACCATTTTTCagcatttgtattttaaaataacaagaTTTATCTTATTGAATATATTTTGACACATTTGATGATGCCATCATGACAAGATGTCAGGATATATTTTACAGAACATATTGActttaaataatacaattttatgAATTTCTACTTGCTTGCACGTGTACCTGTTTGGTTAACAACGTCACTGGGCCAagtgtttataataatatatttaaacatttcatGTATAGGCCTATATTTTAATCTAATTAGGAAGTGTCATTATATTTCTTGCTTTAGATTCAGTGAATGCTTATTGTTCCTCCTTGGTATAACTCTTgagtttaa contains these protein-coding regions:
- the barhl2 gene encoding barH-like 2 homeobox protein isoform X2 — its product is MEGSSGSSFGIDTILSSASNSGNPVLMNGDFRLGDSRTADFRSQATPSPCSEIDTVGTAPSSPISVTMEHAADPHLVQDSLQHHHHHHHNQPQSLPLSPQQQPLAGAGCAPRTATSSFLIKDILGDSKPLAACAPYSTSVSSPHHTPKPESATAPDGFRPKLEQDENRGTKEEGDREISSSRDSPPMRTKKPRKARTAFTDHQLNQLERSFERQKYLSVQDRMDLAAALNLTDTQVKTWYQNRRTKWKRQTAVGLELLAEAGNYSALQRMFPSPYFYHPSLLGTVDSTTAAAAAAAMYSSMYRTPTASHPSLQRPLVPRVLIHGLGPGGQPALNPLSNPMPGTPHPR
- the barhl2 gene encoding barH-like 2 homeobox protein isoform X1 codes for the protein MEGSSGSSFGIDTILSSASNSGNPVLMNGDFRLGDSRTADFRSQATPSPCSEIDTVGTAPSSPISVTMEHAADPHLVQDSLQHHHHHHHNQPQSLPLSPQQQPLAGAGCAPRTATSSFLIKDILGDSKPLAACAPYSTSVSSPHHTPKPESATAPDGFRPKLEQDENRGKLDRRDDIQSEMKCNGTKEEGDREISSSRDSPPMRTKKPRKARTAFTDHQLNQLERSFERQKYLSVQDRMDLAAALNLTDTQVKTWYQNRRTKWKRQTAVGLELLAEAGNYSALQRMFPSPYFYHPSLLGTVDSTTAAAAAAAMYSSMYRTPTASHPSLQRPLVPRVLIHGLGPGGQPALNPLSNPMPGTPHPR